A genome region from Trachemys scripta elegans isolate TJP31775 chromosome 2, CAS_Tse_1.0, whole genome shotgun sequence includes the following:
- the TRIB1 gene encoding tribbles homolog 1, with translation MSRKTQPRSPGLLLPAARCRSAPSKRLLLQDGSSEDAPAAKCPRLSECPSSPQDCLSAPGSPCAPASPGSGPTPGSAQSPSLIAGYLLLPLADREHVSRALNIHTGQELRCKVFPLKHYQDKIRLYVQLPSHKNITGVVEVILGDTKAYVFLEKDFGDMHSYVRSCKRLREEEAAKLFKQIVSAVAHCHQSAIVLGDLKLRKFVFSTEERTQLRLESLEDTHIIKGEDDALSDKHGCPAYVSPEILNTTGTYSGKSADVWSLGVMLYTLLVGRYPFHDSDPSTLFSKIRRGQFCIPDHVSPKARCLIRSLLRREPSERLTAPEILLHPWFEAVLEPGYVDQDIGTSDQIVPEHHGDSDDISSFFC, from the exons ATGAGCCGCAAGACGCAGCCCCGCAGCCCGGGACTCCTGCTGCCGGCCGCCCGATGCCGGAGCGCCCCCTCCAagcggctgctgctgcaggacGGCTCCAGCGAGGACGCCCCAGCGGCCAAGTGCCCCCGGCTCTCCGAGTGCCCCAGCAGCCCCCAGGACTGTCTCAGCGCGCCGGGCTCGCCGTGCGCCCCCGCCTCGCCGGGCAGCGGCCCCACGCCGGGCAGCGCCCAGAGCCCCAGCCTCATTGCCGgctacctgctgctgcccctggccGACAGGGAGCATGTGTCCCGGGCGCTCAACATCCACACGGGCCAGGAGCTGCGCTGCAAG GTGTTCCCTCTCAAACACTACCAGGACAAAATTCGACTTTATGTTCAGCTGCCATCTCATAAAAATATCACTGGGGTAGTGGAAGTGATTCTGGGGGACACCAAGGCCTATGTCTTCCTTGAGAAGGACTTTGGGGACATGCACTCCTATGTGAGGAGCTGTAAAAGGCTGCGAGAAGAGGAGGCTGCCAAGCTGTTCAAGCAGATCGTCTCAGCTGTAGCTCACTGCCACCAATCGGCCATTGTGCTGGGTGACCTCAAGCTCAGGAAATTTGTCTTTTCTACTGAAGAAAG GACTCAGCTGAGACTAGAAAGCCTAGAAGACACTCACATCATCAAGGGGGAAGATGATGCTCTGTCAGATAAACATGGCTGCCCAGCATATGTCAGCCCTGAGATCTTAAACACGACAGGGACCTACTCTGGAAAATCAGCTGACGTTTGGAGTTTAGGAGTAATGCTGTATACCCTCCTAGTAGGACGCTATCCCTTCCATGACTCAGACCCTAGTACTCTGTTTTCTAAAATCCGCCGTGGACAGTTCTGTATTCCTGATCATGTCTCTCCCAAAGCCAGATGCCTCATTCGTAGCCTGCTGAGACGGGAACCCTCAGAAAGACTCACTGCTCCAGAGATCTTGCTTCATCCTTGGTTTGAAGCAGTTTTGGAACCTGGATATGTAGACCAGGATATAGGAACTTCTGATCAAATTGTTCCAGAGCATCATGGAGACAGTGATGATATAAGTTCCTTCTTCTGTTAG